A genome region from Urocitellus parryii isolate mUroPar1 chromosome X, mUroPar1.hap1, whole genome shotgun sequence includes the following:
- the Med12 gene encoding mediator of RNA polymerase II transcription subunit 12 isoform X5, with the protein MAAFGILSYEHRPLKRPRLGPPDVYPQDPKQKEDELTALNVKQGFNNQPAVSGDEHGSAKNVNFNPAKISSNFSSIIAEKLRCNTLPDTGRRKPQVNQKDNFWLVTGRSQNAINTWFTDLAGTKPLTQLAKKVPIFSKKEEVFGYLAKYTVPVMRAAWLIKMTSAYYAAITETKVKKRHVDPFIEWTQIITKYLWEQLQKMAEYYRPGPAGSGGCGSTIGPLPHDVEVAIRQWDYNEKLAMFMFQDGMLDRHDFLTWVLECFEKIRPGEDELLKLLLPLLLRYSGEFVQSAYLSRRLAYFCTRRLALQLDGMSSHSSHVISAQSTSTLPTTPAPQPPTSSTPSTPFSDLLMCPQHRPLVFGLSCILQTILLCCPSALVWHYSLTDSRIKTGSPLDHLPIAPSNLPMPEGNSAFTQQVRAKLREIEQQIKERGQAVEVRWSFDKCQEATAGFTIGRVLHTLEVLDSHSFERSDFSNSLDSLCNRIFGLGPSKDGHEISSDDDAVVSLLCEWAVSCKRSGRHRAMVVAKLLEKRQAEIEAERCGESEAADEKGSIASGSLSAPSAPIFQDVLLQFLDTQAPMLTDPRSESERVEFFNLVLLFCELIRHDVFSHNMYTCTLISRGDLAFGAPGPRPPSPFDDPVDDPERKEAEGSSSSKLEDPALSESMDIDPSSSVLFEDMEKPDFSLFSPTMPCEGKGSPSPEKPDVEKEVKPPPKEKIEGTLGVLYDQPRHVQYATHFPIPQEESCSHECNQRLVVLFGVGKQRDDARHAIKKITKDILKVLNRKGTAETDQLAPIVPLNPGDLTFLGGEDGQKRRRNRPEAFPTAEDIFAKFQHLSHYDQHQVTAQVSRNVLEQITSFALGMSYHLPLVQHVQFIFDLMEYSLSISGLIDFAIQLLNELSVVEAELLLKSSDLVGSYTTSLCLCIVAVLRHYHACLILNQDQMAQVFEGLCGVVKHGMNRSDGSSAERCILAYLYDLYTSCSHLKSKFGELFSDFCSKVKNTIYCNVEPSESNMRWAPEFMIDTLENPAAHTFTYTGLGKSLSENPANRYSFVCNALMHVCVGHHDPDRVNDIAILCAELTGYCKSLSAEWLGVLKALCCSSNNGTCGFNDLLCNVDVSDLSFHDSLATFVAILIARQCLLLEDLIRCAAIPSLLNAACSEQDSEPGARLTCRILLHLFKTPQLNPCQSDGNKPTVGIRSSCDRHLLAASQNRIVDGAVFAVLKAVFVLGDAELKGSGFTVTGGTEELPEEEGGGGSGGRRQGGRNISVETASLDVYAKYVLRSICQQEWVGERCLKSLCEDSNDLQDPVLSSAQAQRLMQLICYPHRLLDNEDGENPQRQRIKRILQNLDQWTMRQSSLELQLMIKQTPNNEMNSLLENIAKATIEVFQQSAETGSSSGSTANNMPSSSKTKPVLSSLERSGVWLVAPLIAKLPTSVQGHVLKAAGEELEKGQHLGSSSRKERDRQKQKSMSLLSQQPFLSLVLTCLKGQDEQREGLLTSLYNQVNQIVNNWREDQYLDDCKPKQLMHEALKLRLNLVGGMFDTVQRSTQQTTEWAMLLLEIIISGTVDMQSNNELFTTVLDMLSVLINGTLAADMSSISQGSMEENKRAYMNLVKKLQKELGEHQSDSLEKVRQLLPLPKQTRDVITCEPQGSLIDTKGNKIAGFDSIFKKEGLQVSTKQKISPWDLFEGLKLSAPLSWGWFGTVRVDRRVARGEEQQRLLLYHTHLRPRPRAYYLEPLPLPPEDEEPPAPTLLEPEKKAPEPPKTDKPGAAPPSTEERKKKSTKGKKRSQPATKTEDYGMGPGRSGPYGVTVPPDLLHHPNPGSISHLSYRQGPIGLYTQNQPLPAGGPRVDPYRPVRLPMQKLPTRPAYPGVLPTTVTGVMGLEPSSYKTSVYRQQQPAVPQGQRLRQQLQQSQGMLGQSSVHQMTPSSSYGLQTSQGYTPYVSHVGLQQHTGPAGTMVPPSYSSQPYQSTHPSTNPTLVDPTRHLQQRPSGYVHQQAPTYGHGLTSTQRFSHQTLQQTTMLGTMTPLNTQGVQAGVRSTSILPEQQQQQQQQQQQQQQQQQQQQQQQQQQQQQQQYHIRQQQQQQILRQQQQQQQQQQQQQQQQQQQQQQQQQQQQQQQQHQQQQQQAAPPQPQPQSQPQFQRQGLQQTQQQQQTAALVRQLQQQLSNTQPQPSTNIFGRY; encoded by the exons ATGGCGGCCTTCGGGATCTTGAGCTACGAACACCGGCCCCTGAAGCGGCCGCGCCTGGGGCCTCCGGATGTGTACCCTCAAGATCCCAAACAGAAGGAG GATGAACTGACGGCCTTGAATGTAAAACAAGGTTTCAATAACCAGCCTGCTGTATCTGGGGATGAACATGGCAGTGCCAAGAACGTCAACTTTAATCCTGCCAAG atCAGTTCCAACTTCAGCAGCATTATTGCAGAGAAGTTACGTTGTAACACCCTACCTGACACTGGTCGCAGGAAGCCTCAAGTGAACCAGAAGGACAACTTCTGGCTGGTGACTGGGCGATCCCAGAATGCCATTAACACCTGGTTCACGGATCTGGCTGGCACTAAACCGCTCACACAATTAGCCAAAAAG GTCCCCATTTTCAGTAAGAAGGAAGAAGTATTTGGATACTTAGCCAAATACACAGTGCCTGTGATGAGGGCCGCCTGGCTCATTAAGATGACCTCTGCCTACTATGCAGCAATCACTGAAACCAAGGTTAAGAAGAGACATGTTGACCCCTTCATTG AATGGACTCAGATCATCACCAAGTACTTATGGGAGCAGCTACAGAAGATGGCTGAATACTACCGGCCAGGGCCTGCAGGAAGTGGGGGCTGTGGTTCTACAATAGGACCCTTGCCCCATGATGTGGAGGTGGCAATCAGGCAGTGGGACTACAATGAGAAGCTAGCCATGTTCATGTTTCAG GATGGAATGCTGGACAGACATGATTTCCTGACCTGGGTTCTAGAATGTTTTGAGAAAATCCGCCCTGGAGAGGATGAATTGCTTAAACTGCTGCTGCCCCTACTGCTTCGA TACTCTGGGGAATTCGTTCAGTCTGCATACCTGTCCCGCCGCCTTGCCTACTTTTGTACCCGGAGACTGGCCCTGCAACTGGATGGCATGAGTAGCCACTCATCTCATGTTATATCTGCTCAGTCGACAAGCACACTGCCTACCACTCCTGCCCCTCAGCCCCCAACTAGCAGCACACCCTCCACTCCCTTTAGTGACCTGCTTATGTGCCCTCAGCACCGGCCCCTGGTTTTTGGTCTCAGCTGTATACTACAG ACCATCCTCCTGTGTTGTCCTAGTGCCCTGGTTTGGCATTATTCACTGACTGATAGCCGAATTAAGACAGGTTCACCACTTGACCACCTGCCTATTGCCCCTTCCAACCTGCCCATGCCAGAAGGCAACAGTGCCTTCACTCAGCAA GTCCGTGCAAAGTTGCGGGAGATTGAGCAGCAGATCAAGGAGCGAGGACAGGCAGTTGAGGTTCGCTGGTCTTTTGATAAGTGCCAGGAAGCCACTGCAG GCTTTACCATTGGACGGGTGCTCCATACTTTGGAAGTTCTGGACAGTCATAGTTTTGAGCGCTCTGACTTCAGCAACTCTCTTGACTCTCTTTGTAACCGAATCTTTGGATTGGGGCCTAGCAAGGATGGGCACGAG ATCTCTTCTGATGATGATGCTGTGGTTTCATTATTATGTGAATGGGCTGTCAGCTGCAAGCGTTCTGGTCGTCATCGTGCCATGGTGGTAGCCAAGCTTCTGGAGAAGAGACAGGCAGAGATTGAGGCTGAG CGTTGTGGAGAATCCGAAGCAGCAGATGAGAAGGGTTCCATTGCTTCTGGTTCCCTTTCTGCTCCTAGTGCTCCCATTTTCCAGGATGTCCTCCTGCAGTTTCTGGATACACAGGCTCCCATGCTGA CGGATCCCCGAAGTGAGAGCGAGCGGGTGGAATTCTTTAACTTGGTACTGCTTTTCTGTGAACTGATTCGACATGATGTTTTCTCCCACAACATGTATACTTGCACTCTAATCTCCCGAGGGGACCTTGCCTTTGGAGCCCCTGGTCCGCGGCCTCCCTCTCCCTTTGATGATCCTGTCGATGACCCAGAGCGCAAGGAGGCTGAAGGCAGCAGCAGTAGCAAGCTGGAG GATCCAGCACTCTCAGAATCTATGGACATTGACCCTAGTTCCAGTGTGTTGTTTGAGGATATGGAGAAGCCTGACTTCTCA TTGTTTTCCCCTACTATGCCCTGTGAGGGGAAGGGCAGCCCATCTCCTGAGAAACCAGATGTAGAGAAGGAGGTGAAGCCACCACCCAAGGAGAAGATTGAAGGAACCCTTGGGGTTCTTTATGACCAGCCACGACATGTGCAGTACGCCACACACTTTCCTATCCCCCAG GAGGAGTCATGCAGCCATGAGTGCAACCAGCGGTTGGTTGTACTATTTGGGGTGGGAAAGCAGCGAGATGATGCCCGCCATGCCATCAAGAAAATCACCAAGGATATCCTGAAGGTTCTGAACCGCAAGGGGACAGCAGAAACTG ACCAGCTTGCTCCTATTGTGCCTCTGAATCCTGGAGACCTGACATTCTTAG GTGGGGAGGATGGGCAGAAGCGGCGCCGCAACCGACCTGAAGCCTTCCCCACTGCTGAAGATATCTTTGCTAAGTTCCAACATCTTTCACATTATGACCAACACCAGGTCACTGCTCAG GTCTCCCGGAATGTTCTGGAGCAGATCACAAGCTTTGCCCTTGGCATGTCATACCACTTGCCTCTGGTGCAGCATGTGCAGTTCATCTTCGACCTCATGGAATATTCACTCAGCATCAGTGGCCTCATCGACTTTGCCATTCAG CTGCTGAATGAACTGAGTGTGGTTGAAGCCGAGCTGCTTCTCAAATCCTCGGATCTGGTGGGCAGCTACACTACCAGCCTGTGCCTGTGCATTGTGGCTGTCCTGCGGCACTACCATGCCTGTCTCATCCTCAACCAGGACCAGATGGCGCAGGTCTTTGAGGG GCTGTGTGGTGTAGTGAAGCATGGGATGAACCGATCAGATGGCTCCTCTGCAGAACGCTGTATCCTTGCTTATCTCTATGATCTGTACACCTCCTGTAGCCATTTAAAGAGCAAATTTGGGGAGCTCTTCAG CGACTTTTGCTCAAAGGTGAAGAATACCATCTACTGTAATGTGGAGCCATCAGAATCTAATATGCGCTGGGCACCCGAGTTTATGATCGACACCCTGGAGAACCCTGCTGCTCATACCTTCACCTACACAGGGCTAGGCAAGAGTCTTAGTGAGAACCCTGCTAACCGCTACAGCTTTGTCTGCAATGCCCTTATGCACGTCTGTGTAGGGCACCATGATCCCGATAG GGTGAATGACATTGCAATCCTGTGTGCAGAGCTGACCGGCTACTGCAAGTCACTAAGTGCTGAGTGGCTAGGAGTACTTAAGGCCTTGTGCTGCTCCTCTAACAATGGCACTTGCGGTTTCAATGATCTCCTCTGCAATGTAGAT GTCAGTGACCTGTCCTTTCATGACTCCTTGGCTACTTTTGTTGCCATCCTCATTGCTCGCCAGTGTTTGCTCCTAGAAGATCTGATCCGCTGTGCTGCCATCCCGTCACTCCTGAATGCTG CTTGTAGTGAGCAGGACTCAGAGCCTGGGGCCCGGCTTACTTGCCGCATCCTTCTCCACCTTTTCAAGACACCACAACTCAATCCTTGCCAGTCTGATGGAA ACAAGCCTACAGTCGGAATCCGCTCCTCCTGTGACCGCCACCTGCTGGCTGCCTCCCAGAACCGCATCGTGGATGGAGCTGTGTTTGCTGTTCTCAAGGCTGTGTTTGTACTTG GGGATGCGGAACTGAAGGGTTCAGGCTTCACTGTGACAGGAGGAACAGAAGAACTtccagaagaggagggaggaggtggcagtggCGGTCGGAGGCAGGGTGGCCGCAACATCTCTGTGGAGACAGCCAGTCTGGATGTCTATGCCAAGTACGTGCTGCGCAGCATCTGCCAACAG GAATGGGTAGGAGAACGTTGCCTTAAGTCGCTATGTGAGGACAGCAATGACCTACAGGACCCAGTGTTGAGTAGCGCCCAGGCCCAGCGCCTCATGCAGCTCATCTGCTACCCACACCGACTTCTGGACAATGAGGATGGGGAAAACCCCCAGAGGCAGCGCATTAAGCGTATTCTCCAG AACTTGGACCAGTGGACCATGCGCCAGTCTTCCTTGGAGCTGCAGCTCATGATCAAGCAGACCCCTAACAAT GAGATGAACTCCCTCTTGGAGAACATCGCCAAGGCCACAATCGAGGTTTTCCAACAGTCAGCAGAGACAGGGTCATCTTCAGGAAGCACTGCGAACAACATGCCCAGCAGCAGCAAGACCAAACCTGTGCTCAG CTCTCTAGAGCGCTCTGGTGTATGGCTGGTGGCCCCCCTCATTGCCAAGCTGCCCACCTCAGTCCAAGGGCATGTATTAAAGGCTGCTGGAGAGGAACTGGAGAAGGGTCAGCACCTGGGCTCTTCTTCTCGCAAAGAACGTGATCGACAAAAGCAGAAGAG CATGTCCCTGTTGAGCCAGCAGCCCTTCTTATCCCTGGTGCTGACATGTCTGAAAGGGCAGGATGAGCAACGTGAGGGACTCCTTACCTCCCTCTACAACCAAGTGAACCAG ATTGTGAATAATTGGCGAGAGGACCAGTACTTAGATGATTGCAAACCAAAGCAGCTAATGCATGAGGCACTCAAACTGCGGCTCAACCTG GTGGGGGGCATGTTTGACACAGTGCAACGCAGCACCCAGCAGACCACAGagtgggccatgctcctcctggaaATCATCATCAGTGGCACTGTCGACATGCAGTCCAACAA TGAGCTCTTTACTACTGTGTTGGACATGCTGAGTGTACTCATCAATGGAACCTTGGCTGCAGACATGTCTAGCATCTCGCAAGGCAGCATGGAGGAAAACAAACGTGCATATATGAACCTAGTGAAGAAGCTGCAG AAGGAATTGGGAGAGCATCAATCAGACAGTCTGGAAAAGGTTCGCCAGTTGCTACCACTGCCCAAGCAGACTAGAGATGTCATCACGTGTGAACCACAGGGCTCCCTCATTGACACCAAAGGCAACAAGATTGCTGGCTTCGATTCCATCTTCAAGAAGGAG GGTCTACAGGTTTCCACAAAACAGAAGATATCTCCCTGGGATCTCTTCGAGGGCTTGAAGCTCTCTGCACCACTCTCCTGGGGCTGGTTTGGGACAGTCCGAGTTGACCGGCGAGTGGCTCGAGGGGAGGAGCAGCAGCGCTTGCTACTCTACCACACACACCTGAGGCCCCGGCCCCGTGCCTATTACCTAGAGCCACTGCCACTGCCTCCAGAAGATGAGGAGCCACCAGCTCCCACCCTGCTAGAACCTGAGAAAAAGGCTCCTGAGCCCCCCAAAACTGACAAACCGGGGGCTGCTCCACCCAGCACTGAGGAACGCAAGAAGAAGTCCACCAAGGGCAAGAAACGCAGCCAGCCAGCCACCAAGACAGAG GACTATGGCATGGGCCCAGGCCGAAGTGGTCCCTATGGTGTGACAGTGCCTCCAGACCTCCTGCACCACCCCAACCCCGGATCCATATCTCACCTGAGCTACAGGCAGGGCCCCATAGGCCTGTATACCCAGAACCAGCCACTACCTGCAG GTGGCCCTCGTGTGGACCCATATCGCCCTGTGAGGTTACCAATGCAGAAGCTGCCAACCCGACCAGCTTACCCTGGAGTGCTACCCACAACTGTGACTGGTGTTATGGGCCTAGAACCTTCATCTTACAAGACTTCTGTGTACCGACAGCAGCAGCCTGCAGTGCCCCAGGGACAGCGCCTTCGCCAACAGCTCCAG CAGAGTCAGGGGATGTTGGGACAGTCGTCTGTCCATCAGATGACTCCCAGCTCTTCCTACGGCTTGCAGACTTCCCAG GGCTATACTCCTTATGTTTCTCATGTGGGATTGCAGCAACACACAGGCCCTGCAGGTACCATGGTGCCCCCCAGCTACTCCAGCCAGCCTTATCAGAGCACCCACCCCTCTACCAATCCTACTCTTGTAGATCCTACCCGTCACCTGCAACAGCGGCCCAGTGGCTATGTACACCAGCAGGCCCCAACCTATGGACATGGACTGACCTCCACTCAAAG GTTTTCACACCAGACACTGCAGCAGACCACCATGCTAGGTACCATGACTCCACTGAATACCCAAGGCGTCCAGGCAGGCGTCCGCTCAACTTCCATCCTacctgagcagcagcagcagcaacaacagcaacagcaacagcagcagcagcagcagcagcaacaacaacaacagcaacagcagcagcagcagcagcagcagtaccACATCCggcagcaacagcagcaacagATCCTGCGG cagcagcagcaacaacaacaacagcagcagcagcagcagcagcagcaacagcagcagcaacaacagcagcagcagcagcagcaacaacaacaacaacaccagcagcagcagcaacaggcagctcctccccaaccccagccccagtcccagccccag tTCCAGCGCCAGGGGCTTCAGCAGACACAACAGCAGCAACAGACAGCAGCTTTGGTCCGGCAACTCCAACAACAGCTCTCCA ATACCCAGCCACAACCCAGTACCAACATATTCGGACGCTACTGA